One Bradyrhizobium sp. ISRA464 genomic window carries:
- a CDS encoding HlyD family type I secretion periplasmic adaptor subunit — MALLNALSSIRTPASGAPRQNSGPNDSMRRIALVGWLIIALFFGGIGTWAVTAPLNGAVVANAVIKVDGNRKSVQHLDGGIVKELHVREGERVRAGDLLIVLDETQARAEYEVLTQEYAVLRATEIRLLTELEHGSELVMPPDLKARADDPYFKSVWTGQLNQFQSRRISLEGQRSVVREKINQLVSQIVGAEAQVKSFTDQINSIHKEANDIAPLVERGLIARPRILQLERTAYGLEGQIADAKANIAKARQAIAEQEQQIAQLDNDRMTDVTKDLRDTQAKLLEVIPKALSAKAVLGRMEIRAPYTGRVVGLSVFSVGGVIQRGDKILDIVPDEDSLTIEAQVGVEDISDVHPDMRAEVHLTAYKQRIVPIIHGDVIQVSADRLTDPKTNAPYYTAFVRIDRDELAAMPNIRLYPGMPATVMIPTVQRTAFEYIVGPLVMSFNQSFRQK, encoded by the coding sequence ATGGCCCTGTTGAATGCCCTAAGCAGCATAAGGACGCCGGCGTCGGGTGCGCCCCGCCAAAACAGCGGCCCGAACGACTCGATGCGACGGATTGCCCTGGTAGGATGGCTGATCATCGCCCTGTTCTTCGGCGGGATTGGGACTTGGGCAGTGACGGCTCCGCTCAACGGCGCCGTGGTCGCGAATGCCGTGATCAAGGTCGACGGCAACCGCAAGAGCGTCCAACATCTCGACGGCGGCATTGTCAAGGAATTGCATGTCAGGGAAGGCGAGCGCGTGCGCGCCGGTGACCTCCTGATCGTGCTCGACGAGACCCAGGCCCGCGCCGAATATGAAGTGCTGACGCAAGAATACGCCGTTCTGCGGGCAACTGAAATCCGGCTCCTGACCGAACTCGAACATGGCTCCGAGCTCGTGATGCCGCCGGATCTTAAAGCACGCGCTGACGATCCTTACTTCAAGAGCGTCTGGACCGGACAGCTCAATCAGTTCCAGAGCCGTCGGATTTCGCTGGAAGGGCAGAGAAGCGTGGTCCGTGAGAAGATCAACCAACTCGTCTCACAGATCGTAGGGGCGGAGGCGCAGGTCAAATCGTTTACCGACCAGATCAACTCCATTCACAAGGAAGCCAATGATATTGCGCCCCTGGTCGAACGGGGTTTGATCGCGCGACCGCGAATTCTGCAATTGGAGAGAACGGCCTACGGCCTTGAAGGCCAGATCGCGGATGCAAAGGCGAACATCGCCAAGGCGCGGCAAGCGATCGCCGAACAGGAGCAGCAGATCGCGCAGCTCGACAACGATCGGATGACCGACGTCACCAAGGATCTGCGCGACACGCAAGCCAAGCTTTTGGAGGTAATTCCCAAGGCGCTGAGCGCCAAGGCGGTTTTAGGCCGCATGGAGATCCGGGCGCCTTATACGGGACGGGTCGTCGGTTTGAGCGTATTCTCGGTTGGCGGAGTCATCCAGCGCGGAGACAAGATCCTAGACATCGTTCCGGATGAGGATTCGTTGACGATTGAAGCGCAGGTCGGTGTCGAGGACATCAGCGATGTGCATCCGGATATGCGCGCAGAGGTTCACCTCACCGCTTATAAGCAGCGCATCGTTCCGATCATTCATGGCGACGTGATTCAAGTCTCGGCCGACCGTTTGACTGACCCGAAAACCAACGCGCCCTATTATACCGCCTTCGTGCGGATCGACCGGGACGAGCTGGCGGCCATGCCGAATATTCGGCTGTATCCCGGCATGCCTGCAACAGTGATGATCCCGACCGTGCAGCGCACCGCATTTGAATACATCGTTGGGCCGCTCGTGATGTCGTTCAACCAATCGTTCCGGCAGAAATGA
- a CDS encoding nickel transporter: protein MTRSHVLILAGLVAVAALCGIDAASARGAPFGAPHPATAAPASGLMGWIFAEQAAFYRSLSGFIKASKQDGAAMWSLFGISFVYGVFHAVGPGHGKAVISSYLVANEETWRRGVVLSFVSAGIQSLVAIIVVAIAAVLLGATAKAIGLTVHLVEIVSYVLVILIGLRLLYVKGRGLLIACRELTWRQTPVLAFAPARGVNALQLPNPRLAATAMRGGQCQVDGCTSRVHGFHCECADHHESAWGHAHGPEPAELAGSGGWQRGLSAVVAVGLRPCSGAIIVLIFALAQDLFWTGVGATLIMGLGTAITVAAIATAAISARQLASRFASARAGFGILAMRAIEVGAAAVIVAFCALLLAGYMASEQLWMFTR from the coding sequence ATGACCAGGTCGCATGTTCTGATATTGGCTGGGCTGGTAGCGGTCGCGGCCCTCTGTGGCATCGATGCTGCGTCGGCGCGGGGCGCGCCCTTTGGCGCTCCTCATCCCGCAACCGCTGCGCCGGCCTCAGGCTTGATGGGCTGGATCTTCGCCGAGCAGGCGGCCTTTTACCGTTCGCTGTCCGGCTTCATCAAAGCGAGCAAGCAGGATGGAGCGGCGATGTGGAGCCTGTTTGGCATCTCGTTTGTCTACGGCGTCTTCCATGCCGTCGGGCCGGGCCACGGCAAGGCCGTGATCTCCTCCTATCTCGTCGCCAACGAAGAGACCTGGCGCCGTGGTGTTGTTCTGTCCTTTGTGTCGGCGGGCATTCAATCCCTCGTTGCCATCATTGTCGTGGCGATTGCGGCGGTCCTTCTAGGCGCGACCGCCAAGGCGATTGGCCTGACAGTGCACCTCGTCGAGATCGTCAGCTACGTGCTGGTGATCCTGATCGGCCTGCGGCTTCTGTACGTCAAAGGCCGCGGCCTTCTCATAGCCTGCCGCGAACTGACGTGGCGCCAGACGCCTGTCCTCGCCTTCGCTCCGGCTCGGGGCGTTAACGCCCTTCAGTTGCCCAACCCGCGGCTCGCCGCGACGGCCATGCGCGGCGGTCAATGCCAGGTTGATGGGTGCACCAGTCGCGTACACGGCTTTCATTGCGAGTGTGCTGACCATCACGAATCGGCCTGGGGGCACGCCCACGGGCCCGAACCGGCCGAGCTTGCCGGCTCGGGTGGCTGGCAGCGTGGCTTGTCGGCGGTCGTTGCGGTCGGACTGCGGCCATGTTCCGGCGCGATCATCGTGCTCATCTTCGCGCTGGCGCAGGACCTGTTCTGGACCGGCGTCGGCGCAACGCTGATCATGGGATTGGGAACGGCCATCACGGTAGCCGCGATCGCAACAGCCGCGATCAGCGCGCGGCAACTCGCGAGCCGTTTCGCGAGCGCGCGGGCCGGATTCGGCATACTCGCAATGAGAGCGATCGAGGTCGGCGCCGCAGCCGTGATCGTTGCGTTCTGCGCCTTGTTGCTGGCCGGCTACATGGCGAGCGAGCAACTCTGGATGTTCACCAGGTAG
- a CDS encoding alpha/beta hydrolase, with protein MACCRPERHQSKASRHDVDTQGQLNMIIERTIEYLWEGRALSIGMASAGNGPDVILLPALSSISTRAEMYPLLERLASDCRATTVDWPGFGDLPRPRADWSPEMLSTFLDWFLSQMSPTARMIVAAGHAATYALHHAARHRDAVDRLVLLAPTWRGPLPTMMGYRPWFARVRAAIDWPLIGQLLYRINVSRFVVTSMAREHVYSEADWLSGDRLAAKLAVTQAKGARHASVRFVTGYLDRVASREDFLDLVRKADKPTLVVYGHETPARSRGEIEALATLPHVRLERLEKGKLSIHEEFPDAVISVIRPFLFDGVGSFRPFASLP; from the coding sequence ATGGCGTGCTGCCGGCCGGAGCGCCATCAAAGCAAAGCGTCACGGCACGACGTCGATACACAAGGGCAGTTGAATATGATTATTGAGCGCACAATCGAGTATCTGTGGGAAGGCCGGGCGCTCTCGATCGGAATGGCGAGCGCGGGAAATGGTCCGGACGTGATCCTGCTGCCTGCACTCAGCTCGATTTCGACGCGAGCCGAGATGTATCCGCTGCTCGAGCGACTGGCATCCGACTGTCGTGCGACAACCGTCGACTGGCCTGGATTCGGCGACCTGCCGCGCCCGCGCGCCGACTGGTCGCCCGAGATGCTTTCGACATTCCTGGACTGGTTCTTGAGCCAGATGTCGCCGACGGCACGCATGATTGTCGCCGCCGGACATGCGGCGACCTATGCGCTTCATCATGCGGCGCGCCACCGCGACGCGGTCGACCGCCTCGTGCTGCTCGCGCCGACCTGGCGAGGGCCCCTCCCCACGATGATGGGCTATCGCCCCTGGTTCGCCCGCGTGCGAGCGGCGATCGATTGGCCGCTGATCGGCCAGTTGCTCTACCGGATCAATGTCAGTCGTTTTGTGGTGACGAGCATGGCGCGCGAGCACGTCTATAGCGAGGCGGACTGGCTCTCTGGCGACCGCCTCGCCGCCAAGCTTGCGGTAACACAGGCAAAAGGAGCACGCCACGCTTCGGTGCGGTTTGTGACCGGATACCTCGATCGGGTCGCGAGCCGCGAGGACTTTCTCGACCTGGTGCGGAAGGCGGACAAACCGACACTGGTGGTCTATGGGCACGAGACCCCAGCGCGCTCGCGCGGCGAAATCGAAGCGCTGGCGACTTTGCCGCATGTCCGGCTGGAGCGGCTGGAGAAGGGCAAGCTGTCTATCCATGAGGAATTCCCGGATGCGGTCATTTCCGTCATCCGGCCGTTTCTTTTCGATGGAGTGGGCTCGTTCCGCCCTTTTGCCTCCCTTCCGTAA
- a CDS encoding metal ABC transporter substrate-binding protein, whose protein sequence is MVGLAVALAILPASAQQEATKLKVVATFSILGDFARNIGGDRVDVTTLVGPNGDVHVYTPTTADAEAIRNARLVIVNGLGLEGWLPRLIKSSGSNATTVVATRGIVPRKIAAGEILSRDHGVGSVDPHAWQSVTNVEIYVANIRDAVVAADPANAATYKASASAYLAKLEALDHKVRKALAPIPLKRRKVISTHDAFGYFALAYHVTFVAPEGVSTETEPSARDIAAIIAQINKEKIPAVFLENVSDPRLMRQIASETGAAIGGTLYSDSLTSENGEAPSYIEMIRHNVRTIASALTN, encoded by the coding sequence TTGGTTGGCCTTGCGGTGGCCTTGGCGATCTTGCCCGCCTCAGCGCAGCAAGAAGCAACAAAGCTAAAGGTCGTGGCGACATTTTCGATCCTCGGTGATTTCGCCAGGAACATTGGCGGCGATCGGGTTGACGTCACGACGCTGGTCGGTCCCAACGGTGACGTCCACGTCTACACGCCCACGACCGCCGATGCGGAAGCGATCAGGAATGCGAGACTTGTGATCGTCAATGGCCTCGGCCTGGAGGGCTGGCTGCCGCGGCTCATCAAATCATCCGGCAGCAACGCGACCACCGTCGTTGCAACCCGCGGCATCGTGCCACGCAAGATCGCTGCTGGCGAAATACTGAGCCGTGATCATGGCGTGGGGTCAGTGGACCCGCATGCCTGGCAATCCGTTACGAACGTCGAGATCTATGTCGCCAATATCCGCGACGCCGTGGTAGCCGCCGATCCGGCCAACGCTGCGACATATAAAGCCAGTGCATCGGCCTATTTGGCCAAGCTGGAGGCACTCGACCACAAGGTTCGCAAGGCGCTGGCGCCGATCCCCCTGAAGCGGCGCAAGGTGATTTCAACCCACGATGCCTTTGGTTATTTCGCTCTCGCCTACCACGTCACGTTCGTGGCGCCGGAGGGCGTTTCGACCGAAACCGAGCCAAGCGCGCGGGATATCGCAGCCATTATCGCGCAGATCAACAAAGAGAAGATCCCGGCGGTCTTTCTGGAAAACGTAAGCGACCCAAGACTGATGCGCCAAATTGCCTCCGAGACCGGCGCAGCGATCGGCGGAACGCTCTATTCGGATAGCCTGACCAGCGAGAATGGCGAGGCTCCGAGCTACATCGAGATGATCAGGCACAATGTCAGGACGATTGCGAGTGCTCTCACGAACTGA
- a CDS encoding SDR family oxidoreductase produces MQGAIYPSLKDRTVLVTGGGSGIGEAIVRQFVGQGSRVGFIDIDVNASKRLLASLPAHASVHFEHADLRDIGALRRAVAGVREALGPITILVNNAARDDRHTIEDVTPEFWDERIAVNLKHQFFSAQAVAPDMTRAGGGSIVNIGSVSWLIGQGNMPCYTTAKSAIQGLTRALARDLGPNNVRVNSILPGWIMTQRQQDLWLTPEGEAELMQRQCLKRKLMPDDIARIVLFFAADDSGACTNQSYIVDGGWV; encoded by the coding sequence ATGCAGGGCGCCATCTATCCAAGCCTCAAGGACCGGACCGTGCTCGTGACCGGCGGCGGTTCCGGTATCGGCGAGGCCATTGTCCGCCAGTTCGTCGGCCAGGGCTCGCGGGTCGGTTTCATTGACATCGATGTGAATGCCTCAAAGCGACTGCTGGCCAGCCTACCGGCGCATGCCAGCGTGCACTTCGAACACGCCGATCTGCGCGACATCGGCGCCCTGAGACGCGCGGTCGCCGGCGTCCGCGAGGCGCTCGGGCCGATCACCATCCTGGTCAACAACGCTGCCCGCGACGACCGTCACACGATCGAGGACGTCACGCCGGAATTCTGGGACGAGCGGATCGCCGTCAACCTGAAACATCAGTTCTTTAGCGCCCAGGCGGTTGCGCCGGACATGACCCGGGCAGGAGGCGGTTCGATCGTCAACATCGGCTCGGTAAGCTGGCTGATCGGCCAGGGCAACATGCCCTGCTACACCACCGCCAAGTCCGCGATTCAGGGGCTAACCCGCGCGCTCGCCCGCGATCTTGGGCCGAACAACGTGCGGGTCAATTCCATTCTGCCCGGATGGATCATGACCCAGCGGCAGCAGGATCTGTGGTTGACACCTGAAGGTGAGGCCGAACTCATGCAGCGCCAATGCCTTAAGCGCAAGCTCATGCCGGACGATATCGCCCGCATCGTCCTCTTCTTCGCCGCCGACGACAGCGGCGCCTGCACCAACCAGAGCTACATCGTCGATGGCGGCTGGGTCTAA
- a CDS encoding ROK family protein, with product MVEQPEPPRRASSVARGSNRGRLVEVLRRQGPLPRVELARSTGLSFPAISAITSKLIAEELLCEAETDTGAATSWPDDTDEEDADGLNGRRRGRPAVLLTLNPEFGRIVAVSLRMNLIETLIADFSGSGLAQSRLALATRALDAGALRDLVSAQIEAMLDATATPRHRLLGIGIALQGIVNADTGRHLWSPALSMTDVDLAKPIRQAFGVDVVMANDAVAVAVALAASEPALAQGLSATIMVGHGVGMGIVVDGEARWGAGAGSEIGHVKLAPNGPQCRCGQRGCIEAYLADYALYRDARTFLDLPPAVSQQPSEAQMALLRERALGGDPRLEHLFRQAGHALAEAVATTISVLRPHHIVLAGPGLQAFDMMRRAYEERLDQAVLPWLLKSTAIYVRPSESAAIVDGMVRRTLRVVDRSHMETTE from the coding sequence ATGGTCGAGCAACCTGAGCCGCCGAGACGTGCCTCAAGCGTGGCCCGCGGATCGAACCGCGGCCGCCTCGTGGAAGTCTTGCGACGTCAAGGGCCGTTGCCGCGCGTGGAGCTTGCACGCAGTACGGGGCTGAGCTTCCCGGCCATTTCGGCCATCACGTCGAAACTGATAGCGGAAGAACTGCTTTGCGAGGCCGAGACCGACACGGGTGCGGCGACGTCGTGGCCTGACGACACCGACGAAGAGGATGCGGACGGGCTGAATGGCCGTCGCCGTGGCCGGCCGGCGGTGCTGCTGACCCTGAACCCTGAGTTTGGCCGCATCGTTGCGGTCTCGCTGCGCATGAACCTGATTGAGACACTGATCGCGGATTTCAGCGGCTCTGGCCTGGCGCAATCGCGACTTGCGCTCGCGACACGCGCTCTCGATGCAGGCGCGTTGCGCGATCTCGTGAGCGCACAGATCGAGGCTATGCTCGACGCGACAGCCACGCCGCGGCATCGGCTGTTGGGAATCGGGATTGCGCTGCAGGGCATCGTAAACGCCGACACCGGCCGGCATCTGTGGAGTCCGGCGCTGTCGATGACCGACGTCGACCTGGCGAAGCCGATCCGTCAGGCATTCGGCGTCGACGTCGTGATGGCGAACGACGCTGTTGCAGTTGCGGTGGCCCTCGCAGCCTCGGAACCGGCACTGGCACAAGGCCTCTCGGCCACGATCATGGTCGGCCACGGCGTCGGGATGGGCATCGTCGTCGACGGTGAAGCGCGCTGGGGTGCCGGCGCCGGCAGTGAGATCGGCCATGTCAAGTTGGCGCCGAACGGTCCGCAATGCCGGTGCGGTCAACGCGGCTGCATCGAGGCCTATCTCGCCGACTACGCTCTCTACCGCGACGCCCGCACCTTTCTCGACCTGCCGCCGGCGGTGTCGCAGCAGCCGTCCGAGGCGCAGATGGCCCTGCTGCGCGAGCGAGCACTGGGCGGCGATCCTCGTCTCGAGCACCTATTCCGGCAGGCAGGCCACGCGCTTGCCGAGGCGGTCGCCACAACGATATCGGTGCTACGCCCGCATCATATCGTCCTGGCGGGTCCCGGCCTGCAGGCATTTGACATGATGCGCCGCGCCTATGAGGAGCGGCTCGATCAGGCAGTGTTGCCATGGCTGCTCAAGTCCACGGCGATATATGTGCGTCCAAGCGAGTCGGCGGCAATTGTCGACGGCATGGTGCGGCGGACCCTGCGGGTCGTGGATCGAAGCCACATGGAGACGACCGAGTGA
- a CDS encoding type I secretion system permease/ATPase, translating to MFSLAMNLLYLAGPLYMLQVYDRVISSASEITLLMLTMALLLGYGALAGLDAVRARVLTRASVRLDHQIAPRVMTAVIDRSLRSGSMRSQLLRDFDAFRQFITGAGIHAVFDLPWAPIYILVIFALHPFLGAFALACCIILILMALLNEWAVKAPLSEANEAASRSYSFTEMSLRNTEVVRAMGMTAGLLRRWSRDRIRMIERQVTASERAATMQSMIRFLRLSMQSLILGLGAYLVIERLTTAGAMFAASILLGRALQPIEQIVGSWRGLVSARGAFLRLRELLATNPPREAGLTLPRPEGQLSIEGLSFAAPGTSKAILRGINFRIEPGEVLGIIGPSGAGKSTLARHLVGVQAPSAGAARLDGADISTWIRSSLGQHLGYLPQDIELFADSVAANICRFNDGDDGAIIAAAKMAGLHEMIVRLPEGYDTQVGEGGVILSGGYRQRIGLARAVYGNPSLVVLDEPSSNLDSDGDAALAYCILQLKQRGTTVVLISHRPATIGVCDRILVLREGAAEMFGPRNEILSRLTRPVPVSPVQAAAS from the coding sequence ATGTTCAGCCTGGCCATGAACCTGCTTTACTTGGCCGGCCCGCTCTACATGCTGCAGGTTTATGATCGCGTAATCTCGAGTGCAAGCGAGATCACACTGCTCATGCTCACCATGGCCCTGTTGCTGGGTTACGGAGCACTTGCAGGTCTCGACGCGGTACGCGCGCGCGTACTCACGCGCGCCAGTGTTCGCCTGGACCATCAAATCGCACCGCGCGTGATGACCGCCGTTATCGATCGCTCGCTGAGAAGCGGCAGCATGCGTAGCCAGCTGCTGCGCGATTTCGACGCCTTCCGCCAATTCATCACCGGCGCTGGAATTCACGCTGTTTTCGATCTGCCCTGGGCGCCCATCTACATCCTGGTCATTTTCGCATTGCATCCGTTCCTGGGCGCCTTTGCCCTGGCTTGTTGCATCATTCTGATCCTGATGGCCCTTCTCAATGAATGGGCGGTCAAGGCGCCGCTCTCCGAGGCCAACGAGGCGGCCAGCCGGAGCTACAGTTTCACCGAGATGAGCCTGCGCAATACCGAAGTGGTACGCGCCATGGGGATGACGGCCGGTCTGTTGCGACGCTGGAGCCGCGATCGCATTCGGATGATCGAGCGGCAGGTCACCGCCAGCGAGCGTGCGGCCACCATGCAGAGCATGATCCGCTTCTTGCGGCTCTCCATGCAATCCTTGATCCTGGGACTTGGCGCCTATCTCGTGATCGAACGTCTCACTACCGCCGGTGCGATGTTTGCGGCGAGCATCCTGCTCGGGCGTGCGCTCCAGCCCATCGAGCAGATCGTCGGGTCTTGGCGCGGCCTCGTCTCAGCTCGCGGTGCCTTCTTGCGTCTGCGCGAGTTGTTGGCCACTAATCCACCGCGTGAAGCTGGGCTGACTCTGCCGCGCCCGGAGGGACAGCTTTCCATTGAAGGCCTGTCGTTCGCGGCGCCGGGAACTTCAAAAGCCATTCTGCGCGGGATCAACTTCCGGATTGAACCGGGAGAAGTTCTGGGCATCATCGGACCGTCCGGCGCCGGAAAATCCACGCTGGCTCGCCATCTCGTAGGTGTGCAGGCGCCTTCGGCAGGCGCGGCCCGCTTGGACGGTGCCGATATTTCGACCTGGATCAGGTCGTCATTGGGCCAGCACCTAGGCTACCTTCCGCAGGACATCGAGCTGTTCGCCGATAGCGTCGCCGCGAACATATGCCGGTTCAACGATGGCGACGACGGTGCGATTATCGCTGCAGCAAAAATGGCCGGCCTGCATGAAATGATCGTGCGGCTGCCTGAGGGCTACGACACTCAGGTCGGGGAGGGCGGTGTAATCCTCTCCGGCGGCTATCGCCAGCGCATTGGTCTGGCCAGGGCAGTCTACGGCAATCCGAGCCTGGTTGTGCTTGATGAGCCGAGCTCGAACCTCGATTCAGATGGTGACGCAGCGCTCGCCTATTGCATCCTCCAGCTGAAGCAACGTGGAACCACGGTCGTGCTGATCTCGCACCGGCCCGCCACAATTGGCGTTTGCGACCGGATCCTGGTGCTGCGTGAAGGTGCCGCCGAGATGTTCGGCCCGCGGAATGAAATCCTGTCGCGCTTGACGCGACCAGTGCCGGTCTCGCCCGTGCAGGCAGCGGCGAGTTAG
- a CDS encoding DUF1007 family protein, protein MIKRLYPSFCAMLLLALPVHRAHAHPHVWVAFHSEVLYAADGTMTGIRHAWTFDDMFSAYALQGIPHAKKGQYTREELASLAQTNVDSLKEYAYFTYARADGKKLKFSDPVDYWLEYKNAALTLHFTLPLKAAAPAKATQIEIYDPSIFVDFEFAKDKPVSLSGAPQCLLTYDLPHQPTPAEQARLSQLDAVPLDPSSTYGETFANKILVKCP, encoded by the coding sequence ATGATAAAACGGCTCTATCCCTCCTTCTGCGCGATGCTCCTGCTCGCGTTACCCGTCCACCGCGCGCATGCGCATCCCCACGTCTGGGTCGCCTTCCACAGCGAAGTGCTTTACGCGGCGGATGGCACCATGACGGGTATTCGCCACGCCTGGACCTTCGACGACATGTTTTCCGCTTATGCGCTTCAGGGTATCCCCCACGCCAAGAAGGGCCAATACACGCGCGAGGAACTGGCGTCGCTCGCGCAGACCAACGTCGATTCACTGAAGGAGTATGCTTACTTCACCTATGCGCGCGCCGACGGCAAGAAGCTGAAATTTTCGGATCCGGTCGACTACTGGCTCGAATACAAGAACGCCGCCCTCACCCTGCATTTCACCCTGCCGTTGAAGGCGGCGGCCCCGGCGAAGGCGACGCAAATCGAGATCTACGATCCCTCCATCTTCGTGGATTTCGAGTTCGCCAAGGACAAGCCGGTGTCCTTGAGCGGGGCACCGCAATGCCTGCTCACCTACGATCTGCCGCATCAGCCGACACCGGCCGAACAGGCGCGGCTCAGTCAACTCGATGCCGTGCCGCTCGACCCCTCCAGCACCTATGGCGAGACCTTTGCCAACAAGATCCTGGTGAAGTGCCCATGA
- a CDS encoding GTP-binding protein: MADAAPRIPVTVLTGYLGSGKTTLLNRILSETHGKRFAVIVNEFGEVGIDNDLIVDADEEIFEMNNGCICCTVRGDLIRIIAGLMRRSRGFDGIVVETTGLADPAPVAQTFFVDDDVRRKTKLDAIVTVADAKHLLDQIDRTPEAQEQLAFADVVLVNKVDLVDEKGLVTIERRIRKINPYAAIHRTERCSLALDQVLGRDAFNLDRILEVEPGFLTEEHDHEHDDTVASLSLIADSPMNPETFIPWINNVAQRFGTDILRMKGIIALANDDRRFVVQGVHMLIEGGSQRAWKKDEARQTRLVFIGRDLPTDVLKQGFEACCA, encoded by the coding sequence ATGGCCGATGCTGCACCCCGGATTCCCGTCACGGTTCTGACCGGCTATCTCGGCTCCGGGAAGACGACGCTGCTGAACCGCATTCTCTCCGAGACGCATGGCAAGCGCTTTGCCGTGATCGTGAACGAATTCGGAGAGGTCGGCATCGACAACGATCTCATCGTCGACGCGGACGAGGAGATTTTCGAGATGAACAACGGCTGCATCTGCTGCACGGTGCGCGGCGACCTCATTCGCATCATCGCGGGGCTGATGCGGCGCAGCCGCGGCTTCGATGGTATCGTGGTCGAGACCACGGGACTTGCCGACCCCGCCCCGGTCGCACAGACCTTCTTTGTCGACGACGACGTCCGCCGCAAGACCAAGCTTGACGCTATCGTCACAGTCGCGGACGCCAAGCACCTGCTTGACCAGATCGACCGGACCCCTGAAGCGCAGGAGCAGTTGGCGTTCGCCGACGTCGTTCTCGTCAACAAAGTCGATCTTGTCGACGAGAAGGGTCTCGTGACGATCGAGCGCCGCATCCGCAAGATCAATCCTTACGCGGCGATCCATCGAACCGAGCGCTGCAGCCTCGCTCTCGACCAGGTGCTAGGGCGGGACGCCTTCAATCTTGACCGCATTCTCGAGGTTGAGCCGGGCTTCCTCACCGAGGAGCACGATCACGAGCACGACGACACTGTTGCCAGCCTGTCGCTGATCGCCGACAGCCCGATGAATCCAGAGACATTCATCCCGTGGATCAACAATGTCGCTCAACGCTTCGGCACCGACATCCTGCGCATGAAGGGAATCATTGCATTGGCGAACGACGACCGGCGATTTGTCGTTCAGGGCGTCCACATGCTGATCGAAGGTGGCAGCCAGCGTGCGTGGAAGAAGGACGAGGCGCGCCAGACCCGGCTCGTTTTCATCGGACGCGATCTGCCTACGGACGTGCTCAAGCAAGGCTTTGAGGCTTGCTGCGCCTAA